One Spirochaeta africana DSM 8902 genomic window carries:
- a CDS encoding STAS domain-containing protein, with the protein MSKTMKVVNLPKDLTIEHVSRVWQELPANPKKQHIIILQIGEVDTVDAAGLQLIAAVLQWGRQHNLQVEFSGAVTAPLEIALLSAGFCREVPSEGQQLRSYLLSTVGGKYAG; encoded by the coding sequence ATGAGCAAAACCATGAAGGTAGTGAATCTTCCGAAGGATCTTACGATCGAGCATGTCTCACGGGTATGGCAGGAATTGCCGGCCAATCCGAAGAAACAGCACATCATTATACTGCAGATCGGGGAGGTCGACACGGTCGACGCTGCCGGGCTGCAGCTGATTGCTGCCGTACTGCAGTGGGGCAGACAGCACAATCTGCAGGTTGAGTTTTCCGGGGCGGTGACCGCGCCGCTGGAGATAGCTCTGCTTTCGGCCGGTTTTTGTCGGGAGGTCCCATCCGAAGGGCAGCAGCTGCGATCATACCTTTTATCCACAGTAGGCGGTAAGTATGCAGGATAA